The following are from one region of the Gryllotalpicola protaetiae genome:
- a CDS encoding carbohydrate ABC transporter permease, with amino-acid sequence MTAATPVEGTVTTRLRLSTQRANRGDAAVASVSHVLLVVWAIVVIVPFLWVLLSSFKTTKEILASPFSLPAHWQFQNYAHAWTDAGIGRFFLNTIIVVGFALIIVMLLGAMCAYVLARFTFPGRRVIYYAMLAGLTFPPFLAIVPLFFILRNFGLLNTLPGLILTYVAFALPFTVFFLYSFFKQLPDDVYEAALIDGAGDWRAFFQVMLPMARPGLASVAIFNFLGLWNQFLLPVALNSNQSNYVLTQAMASFASQAGYAVDFGALFAAVVMTVVPVLIVYVIFQRTLEGSVAAGTFR; translated from the coding sequence ATGACCGCGGCGACGCCCGTCGAAGGCACCGTCACGACACGTCTGCGGCTCAGCACGCAGCGGGCGAATCGAGGCGATGCCGCCGTGGCATCCGTCTCGCATGTCCTGCTCGTGGTCTGGGCGATCGTTGTGATCGTCCCGTTCCTGTGGGTGCTGCTGTCGTCGTTCAAGACGACGAAAGAGATCCTCGCCTCCCCGTTCTCGCTGCCGGCGCACTGGCAGTTCCAGAACTACGCGCACGCATGGACGGATGCCGGCATCGGCCGCTTCTTCCTCAACACGATCATCGTCGTGGGCTTCGCGCTCATCATCGTGATGCTGCTCGGGGCCATGTGCGCGTACGTGCTCGCGCGCTTCACCTTCCCCGGCCGCCGCGTCATCTACTACGCGATGCTCGCCGGCCTCACCTTCCCGCCGTTCCTCGCGATCGTGCCGCTGTTCTTCATCCTGAGGAACTTCGGGCTGCTCAACACGCTGCCCGGCCTCATCCTCACCTACGTCGCGTTCGCGCTACCGTTCACGGTGTTCTTCCTGTACTCGTTCTTCAAGCAGCTGCCTGACGACGTGTACGAGGCGGCCCTCATCGACGGCGCGGGCGACTGGCGCGCCTTCTTCCAGGTGATGCTCCCGATGGCGCGGCCGGGGCTGGCATCCGTCGCGATCTTCAACTTCCTCGGCCTCTGGAACCAGTTCCTGCTGCCGGTGGCGCTGAACTCGAATCAGAGCAACTACGTGCTGACCCAGGCGATGGCGTCGTTCGCGTCGCAGGCCGGGTATGCGGTCGACTTCGGCGCCCTGTTCGCCGCCGTGGTGATGACGGTCGTGCCGGTCCTGATCGTGTACGTCATCTTCCAGCGCACGCTCGAGGGCTCGGTCGCGGCAGGCACGTTCCGGTAA
- a CDS encoding glycerate kinase, whose product MRLVIAPDSFKGSLTAREAAEAIRDGWLAVRPSDQVVLAPMADGGEGSLDAFEAAVPGARREPVMAVGPDDQPVLTYWLRLPPTPGLPGGTGVVELAATSGLTLMRSGLRPFEAHTFGLGQAIAAALTLGVSRLLIAVGGSASSDGGVGALTAMGARLTDASGAPVSYGNLGAGRVARVSFDGVVAPPPAGAVVLTDVDNPLLGPRGAAVVFGPQKGASSDAAMRALEGNLAHLAAVVDGGAALAETPGAGAAGGVAFGLLAWGATLSPGAPAVAEALGLAGIVTGADLVITGEGRFDGQSEAGKAPTQVASIARAAGVPTALVAGAIQASVARFSAAASLSELAGSTAAALAEPARWAREAGATLARSV is encoded by the coding sequence GTGCGTCTTGTCATTGCCCCCGACTCGTTCAAGGGTTCCCTGACCGCCCGCGAGGCTGCAGAGGCGATCAGAGACGGCTGGCTCGCCGTGCGGCCAAGCGATCAGGTGGTGCTCGCGCCCATGGCCGACGGCGGCGAAGGCAGCCTCGACGCGTTCGAGGCGGCTGTTCCCGGCGCGCGCCGCGAGCCGGTCATGGCCGTCGGTCCCGACGATCAGCCCGTGCTCACGTACTGGCTGCGTCTGCCGCCGACACCCGGCCTGCCGGGCGGCACGGGCGTCGTCGAGCTCGCCGCGACGAGCGGGCTCACCCTCATGCGCTCTGGCCTGCGGCCGTTCGAGGCGCACACCTTCGGACTCGGCCAGGCGATCGCGGCGGCGCTCACGCTGGGCGTCTCACGGCTCTTGATCGCGGTCGGCGGCAGCGCGTCGAGCGACGGCGGGGTCGGTGCGCTGACCGCGATGGGGGCGAGGCTGACGGATGCCTCGGGCGCCCCCGTCTCATACGGCAATCTCGGCGCAGGCCGGGTCGCGCGGGTGTCCTTCGACGGGGTCGTCGCCCCGCCGCCCGCCGGCGCCGTGGTGCTCACCGACGTCGACAACCCGCTGCTCGGGCCGCGCGGCGCGGCCGTGGTGTTCGGACCGCAGAAGGGGGCATCGTCTGACGCCGCCATGCGGGCACTCGAGGGGAATCTCGCGCACCTGGCCGCAGTCGTCGACGGCGGGGCCGCGCTCGCCGAGACCCCTGGCGCCGGCGCGGCGGGCGGGGTCGCGTTCGGCCTGCTCGCCTGGGGCGCGACGCTGTCGCCCGGCGCCCCCGCCGTGGCGGAGGCGCTGGGGCTCGCGGGCATCGTCACCGGGGCCGACCTCGTGATCACGGGGGAGGGCCGCTTCGACGGGCAGTCCGAAGCAGGCAAAGCGCCGACCCAGGTCGCCTCGATCGCGCGTGCGGCCGGGGTGCCGACGGCCCTCGTGGCGGGTGCGATTCAGGCATCCGTCGCCCGATTCTCGGCTGCCGCCTCGCTCAGCGAGCTGGCCGGCTCGACCGCCGCGGCCCTCGCCGAGCCGGCGCGCTGGGCCCGCGAGGCGGGCGCGACGCTCGCGCGGAGCGTGTAA
- the xylB gene encoding xylulokinase — protein MTLVAGVDSSTQSCKIVIRDLETGALVRSGRASHPDGTEVDPAAWWAALNEAIESAGGLGDVASISIAGQQHGMVVLDAEGRVIRDALLWNDTRSAGAAAALTDEVGADAYAKRAGLVPVASFTATKLRWLRDNEPENAARVAAVALPHDWLTWRLLGYGPAGESELGPVLDALVTDRSDASGTAYWSPFTGDYDLELLERALGRRDVVLPRVLGPGEAAGTTPAGVLVGPGAGDNAGAALGLNLAPGDVAVSLGTSGTVFAVAEQPTADASGTVAGFADASGKYLPIITTLNAARVLVSTSKLLGVDFDELSELALAAEPGSGGVVLVPYFEGERTPNLPEAKASLHGLSIASTTRENLARASIEGMLSGLGAGLDAVRDAGVEVHRVLLIGGAAQNPAVQAVAAQVFDAPVVIPEPGEYVADGGAVQAAWALTGERPSWAVSVSASPAPDFRPEISAEYHRYADPLLNTK, from the coding sequence GTGACCCTCGTCGCCGGCGTCGACTCGTCGACGCAGTCCTGCAAGATCGTCATCCGCGACCTCGAAACCGGCGCGCTCGTGCGCAGCGGCCGCGCCTCGCACCCCGACGGCACCGAGGTCGACCCCGCCGCGTGGTGGGCCGCACTGAACGAGGCGATCGAGTCCGCCGGCGGTCTCGGCGATGTCGCCTCGATCTCGATCGCGGGGCAGCAGCACGGCATGGTCGTGCTCGACGCAGAGGGCCGCGTCATCCGCGACGCGCTGCTCTGGAACGACACCCGCTCGGCGGGCGCGGCCGCCGCGCTGACGGACGAGGTCGGGGCGGATGCCTATGCGAAGCGCGCCGGCCTGGTGCCCGTCGCCTCGTTCACCGCGACGAAGCTGCGGTGGCTCAGGGACAACGAGCCGGAGAACGCCGCGCGCGTCGCCGCGGTCGCGCTGCCGCACGACTGGCTGACCTGGCGCCTGCTCGGCTACGGCCCGGCCGGCGAATCCGAGCTCGGGCCGGTGCTCGACGCGCTCGTGACCGATCGGTCCGACGCGTCGGGCACCGCTTACTGGTCGCCGTTCACGGGCGACTACGACCTCGAGCTGCTCGAGCGCGCGCTTGGCCGCCGCGACGTGGTGCTGCCGCGGGTGCTCGGCCCCGGTGAGGCCGCGGGCACCACTCCGGCCGGCGTGCTCGTCGGCCCAGGCGCCGGCGACAACGCCGGGGCGGCCCTCGGCCTCAACCTCGCCCCAGGTGATGTGGCGGTGTCGCTCGGCACGAGCGGCACGGTCTTCGCGGTGGCCGAGCAGCCGACCGCCGATGCGTCGGGAACGGTCGCCGGCTTCGCCGACGCTTCAGGCAAGTACCTGCCGATCATCACGACGCTGAACGCGGCGCGCGTGCTCGTGTCGACGTCGAAGCTGCTGGGCGTCGATTTCGACGAGCTCTCGGAGTTGGCGCTTGCGGCAGAGCCGGGCAGCGGCGGCGTCGTGCTCGTGCCGTACTTCGAAGGCGAGCGCACCCCGAACCTGCCCGAGGCGAAGGCGAGCCTCCACGGCCTGTCGATCGCATCGACCACGCGCGAGAACCTCGCCCGCGCATCGATCGAGGGCATGCTCTCCGGCCTCGGCGCGGGGCTCGACGCCGTGCGCGACGCGGGCGTCGAGGTGCACCGCGTTCTGCTCATCGGCGGCGCGGCGCAGAACCCGGCGGTGCAGGCGGTGGCGGCGCAGGTGTTCGACGCACCGGTGGTCATCCCCGAGCCGGGCGAGTACGTCGCCGACGGCGGCGCGGTGCAGGCCGCGTGGGCTCTCACGGGCGAGCGCCCGTCGTGGGCCGTGTCGGTCTCGGCATCCCCCGCCCCTGATTTCCGCCCGGAGATCTCGGCGGAGTACCACCGCTACGCCGACCCGTTGTTGAACACGAAGTAA
- the xylA gene encoding xylose isomerase codes for MTLTPTREDKFSFGLWTVNYNGTDPFGGPTRNHLEIEHVVEKLAEVGAYGLTFHDDDLFPFGSSDSERDAYIGRLKKALADTGLIVPMVTTNTFSAPVFKDGGVTSNDRAVRRYTIRKILRQLELGVELGAKTFVMWGGREGAEYDGAKNIRAALERYKEAVDFLGDYVLSQGWDIKFAIEPKPNEPRGDILLPTLGHAIAFIDSLEHPELVGLNPEVGHETMAGLNFTSGVAQALYHGKLFHIDLNGQRSIKYDQDLAFGHGDLHNAFALVDLLENGGVNGGQAYTGPRHFDYKPSRTEDETGVWDSAKANIQTYLLLKERAAAFRADPEVQEALEAAKVFELEKNTLNDGETIDSLKADRTAWEDFDTEAYLGGKGFGFVRIQQLATEHLLGARG; via the coding sequence ATGACTCTCACCCCCACCCGCGAGGACAAGTTCTCGTTCGGTCTGTGGACCGTGAACTACAACGGCACCGACCCGTTCGGCGGCCCCACCCGCAACCACCTCGAGATCGAGCACGTGGTCGAGAAGCTCGCCGAGGTCGGCGCCTACGGCCTGACCTTCCACGACGACGACCTGTTCCCGTTCGGCTCGAGCGACTCGGAGCGCGACGCCTACATCGGCCGCCTCAAGAAGGCACTCGCCGACACCGGCCTCATCGTTCCGATGGTCACCACCAACACCTTCTCGGCCCCCGTGTTCAAGGACGGCGGCGTCACCTCGAACGACCGCGCCGTACGCCGCTACACGATCCGCAAGATCCTGCGTCAGCTCGAGCTCGGTGTCGAGCTCGGCGCCAAGACCTTCGTCATGTGGGGCGGCCGCGAGGGTGCAGAGTACGACGGCGCCAAGAACATCCGCGCCGCGCTCGAGCGCTACAAGGAGGCCGTCGACTTCCTCGGCGACTACGTCCTCTCGCAGGGCTGGGACATCAAGTTCGCGATCGAGCCGAAGCCGAACGAGCCCCGCGGCGACATCCTGCTGCCGACGCTCGGCCACGCGATCGCGTTCATCGACTCGCTCGAGCACCCCGAGCTCGTGGGCCTCAACCCCGAGGTCGGCCACGAGACCATGGCGGGCCTCAACTTCACCTCGGGTGTCGCGCAGGCGCTGTACCACGGCAAGCTCTTCCACATCGACCTCAACGGCCAGCGCTCGATCAAGTACGACCAGGACCTCGCGTTCGGCCACGGCGACCTGCACAACGCCTTCGCCCTCGTCGACCTGCTCGAGAACGGCGGCGTGAACGGCGGCCAGGCCTACACCGGCCCCCGCCACTTCGACTACAAGCCGAGCCGCACCGAGGACGAGACCGGCGTGTGGGACTCGGCCAAGGCCAACATCCAGACCTACCTGCTGCTCAAGGAGCGCGCCGCGGCCTTCCGCGCCGACCCCGAGGTGCAGGAGGCCCTTGAGGCCGCCAAGGTGTTCGAGCTCGAGAAGAACACGCTCAACGACGGCGAGACGATCGACTCGCTCAAGGCCGACCGCACCGCGTGGGAGGACTTCGACACCGAGGCCTACCTCGGCGGCAAGGGCTTCGGCTTTGTGCGCATCCAGCAGCTGGCCACCGAGCACCTGCTCGGCGCTCGCGGCTGA
- a CDS encoding endo-1,4-beta-xylanase, which yields MTDQSGNPIADAGVTVAQTRHAFGFGNIGFDFIELANGTPKAGDAELAELYTSLFNWATLPFYWGRFEQSEGAPDTARLRNTAQYLHDRGVSLKGHPLVWHTVQPDWLLGRPLDEVERLQRERIRREVADFAGLIDTWDAINEVVIMPVFDNGDNAITPLARAKGRIAMIRMAFEEAQATNPRATLLLNDFDLSSAYECLIEGVLEAGIRIDAIGLQTHMHQGYWGEDTMLAMVDRFARYGLPLHLTESSLVSGHLMPPEIRDLNDYRIPSWPSTEEGEARQADELARHYRSLVGHPQVEAITYWGITDAGAWLGAPIGLVRADGSPKPGYDALHSLIKDEWWLPATTVRTDADGRFGLRGFAGDYEVSPAGTSARSAICLSQQQNQTVHLTMEVEGQTR from the coding sequence TTGACGGACCAGAGCGGGAATCCGATCGCCGACGCCGGGGTGACCGTCGCACAGACGCGGCATGCCTTCGGATTCGGCAACATCGGCTTCGACTTCATCGAGCTCGCGAACGGCACGCCGAAGGCGGGCGATGCCGAGCTCGCCGAGCTGTACACGAGCCTGTTCAACTGGGCGACGCTCCCGTTCTACTGGGGCCGGTTCGAGCAGAGCGAGGGCGCGCCGGACACCGCTCGACTGCGGAACACGGCGCAGTACCTGCACGATCGGGGAGTGTCGCTCAAGGGGCATCCGCTCGTCTGGCACACGGTGCAGCCGGACTGGCTGCTCGGCAGGCCGCTCGATGAGGTCGAGCGGCTGCAGCGCGAGCGCATCCGCCGCGAGGTGGCCGACTTCGCGGGTCTGATCGACACGTGGGACGCGATCAACGAGGTCGTGATCATGCCCGTGTTCGACAACGGCGACAACGCGATCACACCGCTCGCGCGCGCCAAGGGGCGCATCGCGATGATCCGCATGGCCTTCGAGGAGGCGCAGGCGACCAACCCGCGCGCGACGCTGCTGCTCAACGACTTCGACCTGTCGAGCGCGTACGAGTGCCTGATCGAAGGGGTGCTCGAGGCAGGCATCCGGATCGATGCCATCGGGCTTCAGACCCACATGCATCAGGGCTACTGGGGCGAAGACACGATGCTCGCGATGGTCGATCGCTTCGCGCGCTACGGGCTGCCATTGCACCTGACCGAGTCGTCGCTCGTCTCAGGGCACCTGATGCCGCCCGAGATCCGCGACCTGAACGACTATCGGATTCCGTCGTGGCCGTCGACCGAAGAGGGCGAGGCGCGGCAGGCCGACGAGCTCGCGCGCCACTACCGCTCGCTGGTCGGGCACCCGCAGGTCGAGGCGATCACCTATTGGGGCATCACGGATGCCGGGGCGTGGCTCGGCGCCCCCATCGGCCTCGTTCGCGCCGACGGCTCGCCCAAGCCCGGCTACGACGCGCTGCACTCGCTCATCAAGGACGAGTGGTGGCTGCCGGCGACGACCGTGAGAACGGATGCGGACGGGCGCTTCGGCCTGCGGGGATTCGCAGGCGATTACGAGGTGTCCCCCGCTGGAACTTCTGCTCGATCCGCGATATGTTTATCGCAACAACAAAATCAAACTGTCCACCTCACCATGGAAGTTGAAGGGCAAACACGATGA
- a CDS encoding LacI family DNA-binding transcriptional regulator: MSVDAGVPPVLGRVTITDVARAAGVSVATVSKVVNGRYGVAPATFERVMGIVNELGYETSLIAASLRRSKTNVIGVLITEFEPYSAELLKGIGAAAHGTGYELLAYAGWAEDSPRDGWERRSLSRLAGTLVDGAILVTPTVLMPETSVPVVAIDPHTGRGGPATVDSDNAGGARAVTDHLLSLGHTRIAHLRGRADLESSHLREQGFRASLEAAGIPFDPELVVDGEYRRKEGRERTLELLERSDPPTAIFAGNDLSALGAIAAAKELGLRVPQDVSIIGFDDIPESGRSEPRLTTFAQPLHEMGAEAFRMLLDLLSGHESGRRHEHLLGSLVVRDSTAPPRSR; the protein is encoded by the coding sequence ATGAGCGTGGATGCTGGTGTCCCGCCCGTTCTGGGACGGGTGACCATCACCGACGTCGCACGCGCAGCCGGCGTCTCGGTCGCCACCGTCTCCAAAGTCGTGAACGGCCGCTACGGCGTCGCCCCCGCGACCTTCGAGCGCGTGATGGGCATCGTCAACGAGCTCGGCTACGAGACGTCTCTGATCGCGGCGAGCCTGCGCCGCAGCAAGACCAACGTCATCGGCGTGCTCATCACCGAGTTCGAGCCGTACTCGGCCGAGCTGCTGAAGGGCATCGGGGCGGCCGCGCACGGCACCGGCTACGAGCTGCTGGCCTACGCCGGCTGGGCAGAGGACTCGCCGCGTGACGGCTGGGAGCGCCGCTCGCTCTCACGGCTCGCCGGCACCCTTGTCGACGGTGCGATCCTCGTGACCCCGACCGTGCTCATGCCCGAGACCTCTGTGCCCGTCGTCGCGATCGACCCGCACACGGGTCGCGGCGGCCCCGCGACGGTGGACTCCGACAACGCCGGCGGCGCCCGCGCCGTCACCGACCACCTGCTGTCGCTGGGGCACACGCGGATCGCGCACCTGCGCGGCCGTGCAGACCTCGAGTCGTCCCACCTGCGCGAGCAGGGCTTCCGCGCCTCGCTCGAAGCGGCCGGCATCCCCTTCGATCCCGAGCTCGTGGTCGACGGCGAGTACCGCCGCAAAGAGGGCCGCGAGCGCACGCTCGAACTGCTCGAGCGCTCCGACCCGCCGACCGCGATCTTCGCCGGAAATGACCTGTCGGCGCTCGGCGCGATCGCGGCCGCGAAGGAGCTCGGCCTGCGCGTCCCGCAGGACGTGTCGATCATCGGCTTCGACGACATCCCCGAGTCCGGCCGATCCGAGCCGCGCCTCACGACCTTCGCGCAGCCGCTGCACGAGATGGGCGCCGAGGCGTTCCGGATGCTGCTGGACCTGCTGTCCGGCCACGAGAGCGGGCGGCGCCACGAGCACCTGCTCGGCTCGCTCGTCGTGCGCGACAGCACGGCGCCGCCGCGCTCTCGGTGA
- a CDS encoding extracellular solute-binding protein, whose product MMRKATGAAVVALGLGVALAATGCAGSGSNSGSSSDGGKVTLTVWDNSTTGPGAQYFSDAAKAFEAAHPNVTVKVQSIQNEDLDGKLQTALNSNSAPDIFLQRGGGKMQAMVDAGQIQAIDLSSTAKTDAGAAALAGESIDGKVYAVPLDFLPEGIYYSQDLFKQAGITETPTTIAELEADVAKLKGIGVAPIAVGAKDAWPAAHWYYNFALRECSQDVLNKSAKSLKFDDKCWNTAGDDLSSFLKTNPFNDGFLTTAAQQGAGSSAGLLANHKAAMELMGGWDPGVIASLTPDQKPLPDLGWFPFPSVDGGKGDPTALLGGIDGYSVSKNAPKEATEFLEFLVTKDQQEAYAKAFNSIPVNKDAQEVVTDPYNVSALQAFNKAAYASQYLDTLYGQNVGNAMNTAVVNLLAGKGSASDIVKDTNAAAAKG is encoded by the coding sequence ATGATGAGGAAAGCAACGGGCGCGGCGGTTGTCGCGCTCGGTCTGGGCGTCGCCCTTGCTGCCACCGGCTGCGCCGGCTCCGGCAGCAACAGCGGTTCGTCCTCCGACGGCGGCAAGGTCACCTTGACCGTCTGGGACAACTCGACCACGGGCCCCGGCGCGCAGTACTTCTCGGACGCGGCCAAGGCCTTCGAGGCGGCCCACCCGAACGTGACCGTCAAGGTCCAGTCGATCCAGAACGAGGATCTGGACGGCAAGCTTCAGACGGCGCTGAACTCGAACTCCGCGCCGGACATCTTCCTGCAGCGCGGCGGCGGCAAGATGCAGGCCATGGTCGACGCAGGCCAGATCCAGGCGATCGACCTGTCCTCCACCGCCAAGACCGACGCCGGCGCCGCCGCACTCGCCGGCGAGTCGATCGACGGCAAGGTCTACGCCGTGCCGCTCGACTTCCTGCCCGAGGGCATCTACTACAGCCAGGACCTGTTCAAGCAGGCCGGCATCACCGAGACCCCGACGACCATCGCCGAGCTCGAGGCCGACGTCGCCAAGCTGAAAGGGATCGGCGTCGCGCCTATCGCCGTCGGCGCCAAGGACGCATGGCCCGCCGCGCACTGGTACTACAACTTCGCCCTGCGCGAGTGCAGCCAGGACGTGCTGAACAAGTCCGCGAAGAGCCTCAAGTTCGACGACAAGTGCTGGAACACCGCCGGCGACGACCTGTCGTCGTTCCTCAAGACCAACCCGTTCAACGACGGATTCCTCACCACCGCCGCCCAGCAGGGCGCGGGCTCCTCGGCCGGCCTGCTGGCCAACCACAAGGCCGCCATGGAGCTCATGGGCGGCTGGGACCCGGGAGTGATCGCGTCGCTCACGCCTGACCAGAAGCCGCTGCCCGACCTCGGCTGGTTCCCGTTCCCGTCCGTTGACGGCGGCAAGGGCGACCCGACCGCGCTGCTCGGCGGCATCGACGGCTACTCCGTCTCGAAGAACGCCCCCAAGGAGGCGACCGAGTTCCTCGAGTTCCTCGTGACGAAGGACCAGCAGGAGGCGTACGCGAAGGCCTTCAACTCGATCCCCGTCAACAAGGACGCGCAGGAGGTCGTGACCGACCCCTACAACGTGTCGGCGCTGCAGGCCTTCAACAAGGCGGCCTACGCCTCGCAGTACCTCGACACCCTGTACGGCCAGAACG